In Streptomyces sp. NBC_01283, the DNA window GCGCAGCTTCACTTGGACCGACTACCGCGACCTCCTGATCGCCGCCCACCGACAACTCGGTGCCCCGCTCGTGCTCATCTGGGACAACCTGAACGTGCACCGTGATGCTCGGCTCCGCACCTTCATTGCCTCATGCGACTGGATCGTCTCCTTCCAACTGCCGCCGTATGCACCCGACCTCAACCCCGTCGAAGGCATCTGGTCACTGGTCCGCCGCGCAGGCCAGAACAACATCGCCTTCACCGACCCGGACCACCTGATGTGCGTCCTGCGGCGGACTCTCCGAGCAACCCAATACCGCAGCGACGTCATCGACGGATGCCTCGGCGCAACCGGACTCACCTTCACGACACCCAGACCGAAAGCTCAGTAACGTCGCCGTCGCCCGCCGCCGCATCACGCGCACCCCTGGGACCGCCGGACGATGTCACCAGCCCATCAGTGTGACGGCGCCGAGCCCACAGCCACGTATTCAGCCAACCGAACTGACCTCACCGCAAACAAGTACCCTTGCTGACTCAATGTCAGCTATCACGTGAATGCCGACCCTCGCGTTAAGCATGACGCGCCTGGTCCGCTTGCCTAATCCGGTCGCGGATTGCCACGTCCTCAGACCCGCTCGAGCAACGTCACTGCTCAGGCCAGGTTTGCTCGGTATCGACGGGCCTCTGGAGCACGGCCGGGACCAGATACCTTCTCTATCAGTATCTGAAAACTTGACCCTTGCGATGTTTGCACTGCGCCTACTGCCGCCTTCTCGGGCGGAGTGCAGAAGTAGATTGGTAACCCTGCTCGCAACCCATCGTTAAACGCATTAAACGGGTTTTCTAGCTGTCGACACTCCCCCACCCCCAGCACCCCCCGTTAAATCTTCACTCCACCAGCAAATGGATATACGGGCGACTACTGAGGGGTTTTGAATTTGAGTCAAAGACGAACCTGTCAATTCGAACGACTGTTCAGCGCCACCTCGACGCCGACCCACCCACGCTGAATGAATACGGAAGCATTCATTCCCGTTTCGCCCCCTACAGCAGTGGGGCGATCCGAAGCGGACTACTTGATCCACAGCCATCCGATGGACCCACCATGGCGAAACACCCTGACGGACGGGCAAGAAGGGGTAAGCCAGACGCTTTTCGAGTCGCCTCAATCAGCCTGCCGTGGCTCTTGACGAGCCCCTGGGCCGCGCTCCCTACGCCAGCCCAGGCCTCGCAGTGCGCGGGACTACTACAGCCTGTCAGCGAGCAGCCGCGACTGCCGGGGGACGTTGAGCGACCGGAAATGCGCGCTTCCTCATCCCTAGCTTCAGCAGAATCCACAAGGGCGTTTAGGAAATCGTCCGCCTTTGCGGAGAGGCAACTGGATAGCCGTTCATTTCAATTAATGCAATTCCATTTCATGCCACTGATCACCCAATCCGCAAGGGGAACAAAAGTGAAACGTTCTCATTATCCAACGGAACAACAGGTGCGCGAAGCTCTGCGCCAACAGCAAGACCGAGCCCGCGTCAGCGGCCGACAGCCCAGCACGTTGGCTCTTGCCCGTCATTTCGGCCTGCCGAATACGAGTTTTCGACGTGCCTTTCCCGATATTGCACACGAGGTCTCTCGGGCCCGTAACGGCAACACTGACGTGAATGCGACTTGACGGTGACCCGATGGCAAGCCGAGCGCCGCCGAGAGAGGACCGCCCTGCGCTCTGACGCGTGCGCATCCGGGGAGCTCTTCCTCTCCCCTCACGTAGCCACACTCCCTGTTGCACGGCTCTGATTGGCGAGTTGGAATCCTGCCGCCGTGCCCGGCAGACGGCCCCACGTCCCACACGCTCGCGCCTGGCCGACTCCCTAACGGCGGCGTTCCCTAACATCGCCTCACGACACAGCGCCCCGCCCACAAGTCCACCTAGAGGGAGCGTCATTGCCAGAAGTCCTCTATCGCATGTCAGCATTCTGCTGGTTGGCGATTTCCTCGATCGATCCATGCTGCGGATCTTTCCGGCCGGGGCCAGCTTGCCGACCGCCAGTGGCAGAGTCTTTGCCAGCCGACGCGCCGCATCCTCTCTATGGAGTCCGTGCTCGTTGACGGTCTTCTGAAGTGCAGCATTGGTTCAATCCTGCGCGAGCTGCGCGCCACTGACCCCATCATGGGCGCCGGCCCCGCCCAGGACAGCTGTGTCACGCCACTGGCAGGTACAGCCCCTACTGCCTTGACGCCCCCGGAGGTGGAACTCCGGCCCCTGCCCGGCATGTTGCCCCACCCCGCGAATCCCTGCGGAGGCACTTGCTCCGAATCCGGGCGGCCCACGCACCCGGACGGATCTGCAGTGCAGCTGGGAGCCGAACGCCTGGGTGGCCGTACACCCGCCCGACCGCCGGAGAGGGTTGTCCCGGCGCCACACTCGGTGCACGCTCCCGGAGCGTAGGTGACAACGTGCTTGCCGTGTTCGACAACGGCAGTCTTGAAACCGGCGCTACACCGTCAGCGCAGCGTCGAACGCGTGTGGTGCACACTCGCGACGGTCCCAGCACCTCGATGTACAGCCCCACGCTGTCGGTCGCGAGCCACGTTGCAGCTCGCTCTCTTCTTGCCCGGACAATCCCCCTTCGCGCATTCTGCCGCATTCGCTAGTGCCCGCACAGTCGGCAAGCCCCAGCACTGGCCGGTACCCGAACAACGGCCGTGGCCGACCAACAGGCTCACTCGTCACAGGACCTGGCTGAGCTTCAGGGGCCCTGTCTCTCCGCCGCACCAGGCGCCTTGATCTTCTGCGGCCGCCGCCCCGTTCGCCTCCATCGGCCACGGCGTGATGGCACGTCAGCTGTCGGGCGTCACGCTGGGCAATCTGGGCGAACCGCTCGCGCGCCGATCTTGCCTATCCTCGATTTGCAGATTAACTGCACATGTGAGATGGGCCGATGTCCTTGGCCAGCGCTCCGCAAGAAAGGTTGCGTGCCACGTGAGTGCGTTCGACCCCGAAGCTGAGATTGAGCAAATGGGGATCCCCATTTACTACCTCAATCTCCAGGACACGATCGCCGCCTGGGATGCCGAGCACCGCAAGGTCTATTGCACCCATGGGCTCAGTAGTGCGCAAAGACGCTCTGCACTCTGTCACGAGCTCGGCCACATTACACTCGGGCACCGGGAATGCATGTTTGGTGGGAGTACTCCAGTTGCTGCCATCATTCAGGAGCGGAATGCGGAACTATGGGCTGCCCGGAAGCTGATCAGCGTTGTTGAACTTGCCATCGCCAGAGACTCTGGACTTCCCAATGCAACCATCGCTCAGGCCTACGGCGTCACTGAACGGATGTATCGCGCTCGCCTCTTAGCCGAGGAAGAAGACGAGCGACGTTGGCTCAGCCCTCTGAACGAATACCGCTGAGACGCCCTTGCGTGGCGTTGGCACCCGTCGATCATCAGTCCCTACCTGCATATTGCCCGCTCTCTCCGCCACACATCAGTCACTTATGTGGGTCATCGGCGTGCGCATGCTTGAGTGTACGGGCACATGGAGGGGAGTCACTGTGCCCACAAGCCCAGGCTAAGACGTGATAAACGCCGAGTGTGTACTCGCAGTGTGAGGGATCATTGAAATGTTTGTGCTGCCGCTCAAGGAGGGCGGCTTGCTCCTCAGCTAATAACTGAGCCGAACAAGGAGCACTTGAGCCCATGGTTGCGCTGGCGGTCGTCGGTGAAATACGAGACAGTCCGAGTACCCATCGGTAGCATGCCAACGCCCCATAGAAATAGTAAGGGTGCCCAAGATGGGCATCCGGAGTTTTCATCCAACAGGCGCATGCATGCTCAATCTGCTTACGACGGCGTACTCCTATACGCGACGCAGTCGCATTACTGGTAGCCATGTATCACAGTAGGCACACTCTGCCGGCATCAGCACTCCGGATTGCCCTGTTCGAGTCTCCACGCCTCCCACACGCAGTCGCGAGCAGAGCCCCTACAGAGGCTTCGCATGACCGGGTGGACGTGCCGGCACTCGATATCCGAAGTCGCACCTCCGTTTGGCCGTCCCACATCACCGGGCTCGCATCACGGCAACGTCACCCGGCACGGCCAGAGAAGTGCCGTGAACCAGGGAAGCAACTGACGGCGTCGACCACCCACGAGCAAGGACGTACCATCCCGGTCCGCTCACGCAAAGGGCCCAGACCAGGCCATGGATTCCCGCCCTTCCGCAGGTCGCGGCCAACTGGGCGTCGTCTCGCAGGATTCGTAGTAGTCCAATTGATGGAGCTGGCTCTGGAGGTAGGTCTTCAGCCGGCTCCGGCAGTCACGTTCGAAGCCGCGTAGCGCGCTAGCCCTACGCTCCATCGCATATGCGCTGGCATGGGCGTCCTGACGAAGCCTGTCAGCGAAGCTCTCTGCCTCGGCAATGATGCGGTCGGCGTCAGCTCGCGCTTCGGCAATGGCCTGATCCGCCGTTTGCTGGGCTAGGTGCAGAACACTCACGCTGCAGCAGTCCTCTGCCGACAGTGCCTCTCCCTGAGCCGCAGCATCTTCATGAAAACTCCGGGGCGAGGTAGTCGGTGCGTTCGACTGAAGATCGTTAATCCCGTTGAGATCCCTCTGTCTCGTGACGACAAGTTCGAACTCAAGCTCCTCGATTCTCCGCCGGAGCCTGCCCACTTCCATCTCGACGTCGTCGAGGAAGGCATCGACCTCTTTCTCGTCGTAACCTTGTCTGAACAGTACCGTCGTGAACTTTCGCTGCCGGATGTCGTTGGGGGTCAACAGCATTCGTTTCCCTCTACTTTCCTCATACGCGCGGTTCCAAGCCATTAGCACCGCGCGGGGCAAGGCGACTCGGCTCTGTCCTGTTTATCCTCATGCGAACGAGACAGGGCCCGGGATGCAATCTAACGACCTACCCGCACCCACGGACACGGCGAACCCACCAAAGTGGCACTCGGGACTGTCACGGAACGAGGCCCGAAACAGAAGCCGGTATCCTGCCGGGCTCACCTTAGCTGGACAGGTAGCCCCACCCCAACTTGCGCCCGCAGAAGTCGGGTTGGCCTACAGGCACGCCAGGAGCAGCGCGCTGACGGCAGTTCCAATGTAATCACATAGGTAGTGCCGCGAACGAGAAGGCGCCGTATTCGGGGTCAACAGGATAGACGCCACCGCTCTTCCGGCCTGGGAAGCCGTCGCAGTTTGCAGCATTGTCGGATATTCGGCATGAGGGGTTGTGCTCATATCTCGAGTGAGCAATCTGCCCACGCATGGGCGAACACGGGTTCCGTCTGGTCCTCCTGGCCGAAGGGAGCCGGCAGCGGAGTGGGATGGCTCAATTGCCGTCGAACGCGGTCACCCGTGACGGGGAGTGGTGCAATGGCGTCACCCCGCGCTCCGCCGGCTATTGGCTCCAGCGTCAACACTGCGCCTTCAGGAGCCCGATTCGAGGCCGTCCCGAGGAATCGGCAAGACGAGCAGGGCCCTCCTCTTACGTCGGCACAGCCATCTTCCATGCAGGATGCAGCGTTTACCCTGCTCACAGGCCCCGTCGTTCACCTGGTTCAACAAGAGCCTGTCGCGGCTCCTGATGCGTTCGCTCGCCGGGGTATTCCTGATCCCCTCTTTCGGGTGACTGCCACGCGGGCTACTGCAGTTGGCGGTCGTAACTGGTGCGCTACTCTCCCCCGCAGGCATTGACCGCTACGTTCACATGCCACTCCAGCCTTGCTAGAAGCCCTGCTGCGCAGCGCCTGGCATTCCACAGAGGGAGGGAGGATAGGGAGAACGCCTATGCGAAGGCCAGTGATAGAGATCGCTTCCCGGCGAAAGGGCCCCGTGTGCTCTGGTGCACCTACCGGAACACTGAAGGGTCCCGCCCGTATCGGGTTACCCGCTCGTAAGCGGGAGCGCGACTGCTCTGCGGCAATCATATTCTCGCCCCACTGTTCGCGCTCACCCTAGGCTCGGCGCTGCACAGCACAGATCCCTGCCCACTGTTGAAGCATCGGGGTCAGTGCGGCACACCATCAGTGAACAGCACCGTAATAGACATACCTTCTCGCGCTAGGTGCTCGTGTCGGCGCGTTAACGGTGCCCGGCTCTGCTGGTCCTGACACCCATGCATTTCGCCAGCCGCCATCGGCA includes these proteins:
- a CDS encoding transposase, giving the protein MTPPTSRTWARRGHTPAIRVRGRSQRRFSIAALTCYKPGERSRLIFRPKRHPDHKNGGRRSFTWTDYRDLLIAAHRQLGAPLVLIWDNLNVHRDARLRTFIASCDWIVSFQLPPYAPDLNPVEGIWSLVRRAGQNNIAFTDPDHLMCVLRRTLRATQYRSDVIDGCLGATGLTFTTPRPKAQ
- a CDS encoding ImmA/IrrE family metallo-endopeptidase; translation: MSAFDPEAEIEQMGIPIYYLNLQDTIAAWDAEHRKVYCTHGLSSAQRRSALCHELGHITLGHRECMFGGSTPVAAIIQERNAELWAARKLISVVELAIARDSGLPNATIAQAYGVTERMYRARLLAEEEDERRWLSPLNEYR
- a CDS encoding DivIVA domain-containing protein, translating into MTPNDIRQRKFTTVLFRQGYDEKEVDAFLDDVEMEVGRLRRRIEELEFELVVTRQRDLNGINDLQSNAPTTSPRSFHEDAAAQGEALSAEDCCSVSVLHLAQQTADQAIAEARADADRIIAEAESFADRLRQDAHASAYAMERRASALRGFERDCRSRLKTYLQSQLHQLDYYESCETTPSWPRPAEGRESMAWSGPFA